The proteins below are encoded in one region of Streptomyces ficellus:
- a CDS encoding acyl-CoA dehydrogenase family protein, which produces MSGPHHKPKVSEREARQVAEAAREQDWRKPSFAKELFLGRFRLDLIHPHPMPATEQAQRGEEFLAKLRDFCETKIDGALIEREARIPDAVIDGLKEIGALGMKIDTKYGGLGLTQVYYNKALALVGSVSPAVGALLSAHQSIGLPQPLKQFGTPEQKETYLPRLARTDISAFLLTEPDVGSDPARLATTAVPDGDDYVIDGVKLWTTNGVVADLMVVMARVPKFEGHKGGITAFIVEAGSEGVTVENRNAFMGLRGLENGVTRFHQVRVPAANRIGPEGAGLKIALTTLNTGRLSLPAMCVGAGKWCLKIAREWSSVREQWGKPVAAHEAVGAKISFIAATTFALEAVVDLSSQMADEDRNDIRIEAALAKLYGSEMAWLIADELVQIRGGRGYETAESLAARGERAVPAEQLLRDLRINRIFEGSTEIMHLLIAREAVDAHLAVAGDIIDPDKTLGDKAKAGAQAGVFYARWLPKLVAGPGQLPRAYADFHPAGHADLATHLRYVERTSRKLARSTFYAMSRWQGRMETKQGFLGRIVDIGAELFAMSAACVRAELLRTTEAHGREAYQLADVFCRQSRIRVEELFGRLWSNTDDLDRKVVKGVLSGTYSWLEDGIIDPSGDGPWIADATPGPTTRENVHRPIR; this is translated from the coding sequence ATGTCCGGCCCCCACCACAAGCCCAAAGTCTCCGAGCGCGAAGCCCGCCAGGTCGCCGAGGCGGCCCGTGAACAGGACTGGCGCAAGCCCAGTTTCGCCAAGGAGCTGTTCCTGGGCCGCTTCCGGCTCGACCTGATCCACCCGCACCCGATGCCCGCCACCGAGCAGGCCCAGCGGGGCGAGGAATTCCTCGCCAAACTCCGCGACTTCTGCGAGACCAAGATCGACGGTGCCCTGATCGAGCGGGAGGCCCGCATCCCGGACGCCGTGATCGACGGTCTCAAGGAGATCGGCGCCCTCGGCATGAAGATCGACACCAAGTACGGCGGCCTCGGCCTCACCCAGGTGTACTACAACAAGGCCCTGGCCCTGGTCGGTTCCGTCAGCCCCGCCGTCGGCGCCCTGCTCTCCGCCCATCAGTCGATCGGCCTACCGCAGCCGCTCAAACAGTTCGGCACGCCCGAGCAGAAGGAGACCTACCTCCCCCGCCTCGCCCGGACCGACATCTCCGCCTTCCTGCTCACCGAGCCCGACGTCGGCTCCGACCCCGCCCGCCTGGCCACCACCGCCGTCCCCGACGGCGACGACTACGTCATCGACGGCGTCAAGCTGTGGACCACCAACGGAGTCGTCGCCGACCTGATGGTCGTCATGGCCCGCGTACCGAAGTTCGAGGGCCACAAGGGCGGCATCACCGCGTTCATCGTCGAGGCCGGCTCCGAGGGCGTCACCGTCGAGAACCGCAACGCCTTCATGGGCCTGCGCGGCCTGGAGAACGGCGTCACCCGCTTCCACCAGGTCCGCGTCCCCGCCGCCAACCGCATCGGCCCCGAGGGCGCCGGCCTGAAGATCGCCCTCACCACGCTCAACACCGGGCGCCTGTCCCTGCCCGCCATGTGCGTCGGCGCCGGCAAGTGGTGCCTGAAGATCGCCCGCGAATGGTCCTCCGTACGCGAACAGTGGGGCAAGCCCGTCGCCGCGCACGAAGCCGTCGGCGCGAAGATCTCCTTCATCGCCGCCACCACCTTCGCCCTCGAAGCCGTCGTCGACCTCTCCAGCCAGATGGCCGACGAGGACCGCAACGACATCCGCATCGAAGCGGCCCTCGCCAAGCTGTACGGCTCCGAGATGGCCTGGCTCATCGCCGACGAACTGGTCCAGATCCGCGGCGGCCGCGGCTACGAGACCGCCGAGTCCCTCGCCGCCCGCGGCGAACGCGCCGTACCCGCCGAACAGCTCCTGCGCGACCTGCGCATCAACCGCATCTTCGAGGGCTCCACCGAGATCATGCACCTGCTGATCGCCCGGGAGGCCGTCGACGCCCACCTCGCCGTCGCCGGCGACATCATCGACCCCGACAAGACCCTCGGCGACAAGGCGAAGGCCGGCGCCCAGGCCGGTGTCTTCTACGCCCGCTGGCTGCCGAAACTCGTGGCCGGACCCGGCCAGCTGCCCCGCGCCTACGCCGACTTCCACCCCGCCGGCCACGCCGACCTCGCCACCCACCTCCGCTACGTCGAGCGCACCTCCCGCAAGCTCGCCCGCTCCACCTTCTACGCCATGTCCCGCTGGCAGGGCCGCATGGAGACCAAGCAGGGCTTCCTCGGGCGGATCGTCGACATCGGCGCCGAACTGTTCGCCATGAGCGCCGCCTGCGTACGCGCCGAACTGCTGCGCACCACCGAGGCGCACGGCCGCGAGGCCTACCAGCTCGCGGACGTCTTCTGCCGCCAGTCCCGCATCCGCGTCGAAGAGCTGTTCGGCCGCCTGTGGAGCAACACCGACGACCTCGACCGCAAGGTCGTCAAGGGCGTCCTGTCCGGCACCTACAGCTGGCTGGAGGACGGGATCATCGACCCCAGCGGCGACGGCCCCTGGATCGCCGACGCCACCCCCGGCCCCACCACCAGGGAGAACGTCCACCGTCCCATCCGCTGA
- a CDS encoding EamA family transporter — MTSPAADPAPTPAAPATSDRARRPPRKPAARRITGAVWAALAIVYVVWGSTYLGIRVVVETMPPFLSAGGRFVVAGVLLAALLAWRKGIGVLKVAPRQLASAAVVGLLLLLGGNGLVVLAETSVPSGLAALLVAIVPAWVVVLRTVFGERPGAGAYAGVLLGLAGLAVLTLPGLSGEVRIGGVLTVVVASVLWSAGSFSASRMPMPANPFTASAYEMVAGGLGCLLVGLVRGEHHGLELADVSARSWTAFAYLVLFGSLIAFTAYAWLLQTAPLSLVATYAYVNPVVAVALGALILGEAVTWPIALGGAVVVAGVCLIVSTERRN; from the coding sequence CCCCCACCCCCGCCGCCCCCGCCACCTCCGACCGCGCCCGCCGCCCGCCGCGAAAGCCGGCCGCCCGCCGCATCACCGGTGCCGTGTGGGCCGCGCTGGCGATCGTGTACGTGGTGTGGGGGTCCACGTACCTCGGCATCCGGGTCGTCGTCGAGACCATGCCGCCCTTCCTCTCCGCGGGCGGCCGTTTCGTCGTCGCCGGCGTGCTGCTCGCCGCGCTGCTGGCCTGGCGGAAGGGGATCGGCGTCCTGAAGGTCGCGCCCCGGCAGCTCGCCTCCGCCGCCGTCGTCGGACTGCTGCTGCTCCTCGGTGGCAACGGGCTCGTCGTCCTCGCCGAGACGTCCGTCCCCTCCGGGCTGGCCGCCCTGCTCGTGGCGATCGTGCCCGCCTGGGTCGTCGTGCTCCGTACCGTCTTCGGGGAGCGGCCCGGCGCCGGCGCGTACGCCGGGGTCCTCCTCGGCCTCGCCGGGCTCGCCGTCCTCACCCTCCCCGGCCTCAGCGGCGAGGTGCGGATCGGCGGGGTGCTCACCGTCGTCGTGGCGTCCGTCCTGTGGTCGGCCGGGTCCTTCTCCGCCTCCCGCATGCCGATGCCCGCCAACCCCTTCACGGCGAGCGCGTACGAGATGGTCGCCGGCGGCCTCGGGTGCCTGCTCGTCGGCCTCGTCCGCGGCGAGCACCACGGCCTGGAGCTGGCCGACGTCTCCGCCCGCTCCTGGACCGCGTTCGCCTACCTCGTCCTCTTCGGCTCGCTGATCGCCTTCACCGCGTACGCCTGGCTGCTCCAGACCGCCCCGCTGTCCCTGGTCGCCACCTACGCCTACGTCAACCCCGTCGTCGCCGTCGCCCTCGGCGCCCTCATCCTCGGCGAAGCCGTGACCTGGCCCATCGCGCTGGGCGGCGCCGTCGTCGTGGCCGGGGTGTGCCTCATCGTCAGTACGGAACGGCGAAACTGA
- a CDS encoding aldehyde dehydrogenase family protein: MTATAFWLAGRQATGETAFDVTSPWDGRTVGRVSVPTEAQVEEAVAAAHAVIDEFAATPAHVRAAALDHVSKRLAERTEEIAQLISAENGKPIKWARGEVGRAVSVFRFAAEEARRFNGGEAQRLDTDAGGTGRLGLTRRFPKGVVLGIAPFNFPLNLCAHKIAPAIAVGAPIILKPAPATPLSGLILGELLAETDLPAGSWSILPVTNDRMPALVQDERLPVISFTGSDKVGYAIQESVPRKHCTLELGGNGAAVVLGDWSSEEDLDWAATRIATFSNYQGGQSCISVQRVIADASVYDRLVAKVVTAVEAQGTGDPSDDSTDVGPLVSEDAAKRVEAWVDEAVNAGAGLLTGGKRDGATYAPTVLENLPADVTLACEEVFGPVLTLQKADGEADAFAKVNDSKFGLQAGVFTHDLQTAFRAHRALEVGGVIIGDVPSYRADQMPYGGAKQSGVGREGVRFAMDDYTYERVLVLTGLAL; the protein is encoded by the coding sequence ATGACTGCCACCGCCTTCTGGCTCGCCGGCCGCCAGGCCACCGGCGAGACCGCCTTCGACGTCACCTCCCCCTGGGACGGCCGCACCGTCGGCCGGGTGAGCGTGCCCACCGAGGCCCAGGTCGAAGAGGCCGTGGCCGCCGCCCACGCGGTGATCGACGAGTTCGCCGCCACCCCGGCCCACGTCCGCGCCGCCGCCCTCGACCACGTGTCGAAGCGGCTCGCCGAGCGCACCGAGGAGATCGCCCAGCTGATCTCCGCCGAGAACGGCAAGCCCATCAAGTGGGCCCGCGGCGAGGTCGGCCGCGCCGTCTCCGTGTTCCGCTTCGCCGCCGAAGAGGCCCGCCGCTTCAACGGCGGCGAGGCCCAGCGCCTCGACACCGACGCCGGCGGCACCGGCCGCCTGGGCCTCACGCGCCGCTTCCCCAAGGGCGTCGTCCTCGGCATCGCGCCGTTCAACTTCCCGCTGAACCTGTGCGCCCACAAGATCGCCCCGGCCATCGCCGTCGGCGCGCCCATCATCCTCAAGCCCGCCCCGGCCACCCCGCTCTCCGGTCTGATCCTGGGTGAGCTGCTCGCCGAGACCGACCTGCCGGCCGGCTCCTGGTCGATCCTGCCGGTCACCAACGACCGCATGCCGGCCCTGGTCCAGGACGAGCGCCTGCCCGTCATCTCCTTCACCGGCTCCGACAAGGTCGGCTACGCCATCCAGGAGTCCGTGCCGCGCAAGCACTGCACCCTGGAGCTGGGCGGCAACGGCGCCGCCGTCGTCCTCGGCGACTGGTCCAGCGAGGAGGACCTGGACTGGGCGGCGACCCGCATCGCCACCTTCTCCAACTACCAGGGCGGCCAGTCCTGCATCTCCGTCCAGCGGGTCATCGCCGACGCCTCCGTCTACGACCGCCTGGTCGCCAAGGTCGTCACCGCGGTCGAGGCCCAGGGCACCGGTGACCCGTCCGACGACTCCACCGACGTCGGCCCGCTGGTCAGCGAGGACGCCGCCAAGCGCGTCGAGGCCTGGGTCGACGAGGCCGTCAACGCCGGTGCCGGGCTGCTCACCGGCGGCAAGCGCGACGGCGCCACCTACGCCCCGACCGTCCTGGAGAACCTGCCCGCCGATGTCACCCTCGCCTGCGAGGAGGTCTTCGGCCCGGTCCTCACCCTCCAGAAGGCCGACGGCGAGGCCGACGCGTTCGCCAAGGTCAACGACTCCAAGTTCGGCCTCCAGGCGGGCGTGTTCACCCACGACCTCCAGACCGCCTTCCGCGCCCACCGCGCCCTCGAGGTCGGCGGCGTGATCATCGGCGACGTCCCGTCGTACCGCGCCGACCAGATGCCGTACGGCGGCGCCAAGCAGTCCGGCGTCGGCCGCGAGGGCGTGCGGTTCGCGATGGACGACTACACCTACGAGCGCGTGCTGGTCCTCACGGGCCTGGCCCTGTAA